Proteins encoded together in one Impatiens glandulifera chromosome 1, dImpGla2.1, whole genome shotgun sequence window:
- the LOC124921518 gene encoding kinesin-like protein KIN-1: MSNIIVCARFRPLSSKEIKDHGDGICIQSISSESFNLKDEREGEFTFSFDKVFYDESEQVDVYSFIAMPIIRDAVNAINGTIITYGQTGAGKTYSMEGPNILACDENKKGLLPRVVEGLFEGIGVSKESIKYTIKLSMVEIYMEKIRDLFDLSKDNIQIKESKTQGMLLSGVTEISVVDPTDALRILSSGIANRAVGETQMNIASSRSHCAYIFTVHQESTNKKCKTGKLVLMDLAGSEKVEKTGAEGKTLEEAKTINKSLSALGNVINALTCGSPGSKQNHIPFRDSKLTRILQDSLGGTSQAALLCCCSPSSSNASETLSSLRFAARARHVKTSQCINIKDEKCHRNQEDSSIILTEKSSSRNQDRPSLVIDDGSCERILNKLSKRLHVEDVKLLEELFIVEGVFFDLTSSAEELESAYNDITSQTISALQQEVEDLVSTNKELIEENKSLKARLGEVAYRSNPELYFFQKISPIGMLWPWTWIHSLIFSKSMRYVHYFFCHTFQFLLSKLIRTLNLKYIHKFRN; encoded by the exons ATGTCGAATATAATTGTCTGCGCTCGATTTAGACCTCTTAGCTCTAAGGAGATAAAGGATCATGGAGATGGAATCTGCATCCAAAGCATCAGCTCAGAGTCGTTTAACCTCAAG GACGAAAGAGAAGGAGAATTTACCTTCAGCTTCGATAAGGTGTTTTATGATGAATCTGAACAGGTGGATGTCTACTCATTTATAGCTATGCCTATCATACGAG ATGCTGTAAATGCAATAAATGGAACAATTATCACTTATGGACAG ACTGGAGCTGGAAAGACCTATAGTATGGAG GGGCCAAACATACTAGCATGTGATGAGAATAAGAAAGGGTTGCTACCAAGAGTAGTTGAGGGACTTTTTGAGGGTATTGGAGTTTCAAAAGAATCGATAAAGTACACCATAAAATTGTCAATG GTAGAGATTTATATGGAGAAAATAAG GGACCTATTTGATCTGTCAAAAGATAACATACAGATCAAAGAAAGCAAAACACAGGGCATGCTTTTGTCTGGAGTGACTGAG ATCTCTGTTGTAGACCCTACTGATGCATTAAGGATTCTGTCG AGTGGCATTGCCAATAGAGCTGTTGGAGAGACCC AAATGAACATAGCAAGCAGTAGGAGTCATTGCGCTTATATATTCACGGTTCATCaggaatcaacaaataaaaa ATGTAAAACTGGGAAGCTAGTTCTTATGGATTTAGCTGGTTCAGAGAAAGTAGAGAAAACAGGAGCCGAAGGGAAAACTCTTGAAGAAGCTAAGACAATTAATAAGTCTCTTTCAGCTCTTGGCAATGTCATAAATGCTTTGACCTGTGGCTCACCAGGCAGCAAACAGAATCACATCCCGTTTCGTGATTCTAAACTTACTCGAATTCTACAAGATTCACTT GGAGGGACTTCACAAGCTGCTTTATTATGTTGCTGCTCACCTAGTTCATCAAATGCATCTGAAACTCTTTCCTCTCTACGTTTTGCAGCCAG AGCAAGGCATGTGAAGACATCGCAATGCATCAACATCAAAGATGAGAAGTGTCACAGAAATCAGGAGGATTCATCTATTATATTAACTGAGAAGTCTAGCTCAAGAAATCAGGACCGTCCATCTTTAGTGATTGATGACGGGTCTTGTGAAAGAATTCTAAACAAG CTGAGCAAGAGACTACATGTTGAAGATGTAAAATTACTAGAGGAGCTGTTTATAGTGGAGGGTGTTTTCTTTGATCTCACATCATCAGCAGAAGAGTTGGAATCAGCTTATAATGATATTACATCTCAAACTATTTCAGCATTGCAGCAAGAAGTTGAAGATCTAGTTTCAACCAATAAGGAG CTCATAGAAGAGAATAAATCTCTGAAAGCCAGACTTGGAGAAGTCGCATATAGATCCAATCCcgagttatatttttttcagaAGATATCACCCATTGGAATGCTCTGGCCTTGGACTTGGATACACTCACTCATATTTTCAAAGTCCATGaggtatgtacattatttctTCTGTCATACCTTTCAGTTTCTCTTATCAAAGCTTATTAGGACATTGAACCtgaaatatattcataaatttaggAATTGA